A DNA window from Luteolibacter luteus contains the following coding sequences:
- the purU gene encoding formyltetrahydrofolate deformylase: MARPGLILKLSCPDQPGIVAKIASYVAGHRGNLIEFAQFTDKLSLRFFARLEIETGELDVDPEDFIEGFGTLGRSMKAVWHFRRLPYKMRTAVLVTKTDHCLNEILWRAEIGEMPVEITSIIGNRDTCRPIAERAGIPFHLIEMDGEAKDAGFKKIRQILADENVELAVLARFMQIIPDDFCRDFAGRLINIHHSFLPAFIGANPYKQAYERGVKLIGATCHYVTADLDAGPIIEQEVERVQHFHAPNDLVRLGRNCERIALAKGIRYHVHDRTIIDGHRAIVFPD; encoded by the coding sequence ATGGCCCGTCCCGGATTGATTCTCAAGCTCAGCTGCCCTGACCAGCCTGGCATCGTCGCGAAGATTGCGAGTTATGTCGCCGGGCACCGGGGCAACCTGATCGAGTTTGCGCAGTTCACGGACAAGCTCTCCCTGCGCTTTTTCGCGCGATTGGAGATCGAGACCGGGGAACTGGATGTGGACCCGGAGGATTTCATCGAAGGCTTCGGCACGCTCGGACGCTCGATGAAGGCGGTGTGGCACTTCCGCCGCCTGCCTTACAAGATGCGCACGGCGGTGCTGGTGACGAAGACCGACCACTGCCTGAACGAGATCCTGTGGCGCGCGGAGATTGGCGAGATGCCGGTGGAGATCACCTCGATCATCGGCAACCGCGATACCTGCCGTCCGATCGCGGAGCGCGCCGGGATTCCGTTTCATCTGATCGAGATGGATGGCGAGGCCAAGGATGCGGGCTTCAAGAAGATCCGGCAGATCCTGGCGGATGAGAACGTGGAGCTCGCGGTGCTTGCCCGCTTCATGCAGATCATCCCGGATGACTTCTGCCGGGATTTCGCGGGACGGTTGATCAACATCCACCATAGCTTCCTGCCCGCCTTCATTGGAGCGAACCCTTACAAGCAGGCCTACGAGCGCGGGGTGAAGCTGATCGGCGCGACCTGTCACTACGTGACCGCGGATCTGGACGCTGGGCCGATTATCGAGCAGGAGGTCGAACGGGTGCAGCACTTCCACGCACCGAATGACCTCGTCCGCTTGGGGCGGAATTGCGAGCGGATCGCCTTGGCGAAGGGAATTCGTTACCACGTCCATGACCGCACGATCATCGACGGGCATCGGGCGATCGTGTTCCCGGATTGA
- a CDS encoding glycoside hydrolase family 43 protein: MKRRFFLLAAAFLGVSPVCPAEEKAPAEGQEGGWVMAYFRQRYEGRVEIDAQGKEHQVPLADPMAVEYLHLAISADGRKWTPLNENKPVWNQRLRDPFLRRGPDGMWHLMGTGGGNLRKAEERGSGPVCLHAVSSDLLKWDLVEALPLMKGVKDGEGRPVRNIWAPEWFADPKSGDTFLIWSSSFEDAGWKKSRLWYSRTKDWKTFTSAKEFFSAPYSVIDGTLLLEGGKYYLFHKEEEFTRETGERRAIRVAVADQIEGPYKIHEGPLNKGQIVPVITEGPSIVPDPKGEGWLLFYDYCMTNRFGLSSSKDLLNWEIEEKVEFPADARHGSVFKVDAKELEALKAAFPGETP; encoded by the coding sequence ATGAAACGGCGATTTTTCCTTCTGGCGGCGGCATTTCTCGGAGTTTCCCCGGTCTGTCCGGCGGAAGAGAAGGCCCCGGCCGAGGGACAGGAGGGTGGCTGGGTGATGGCCTATTTCCGCCAGCGCTATGAGGGCCGGGTAGAAATCGATGCCCAAGGGAAGGAGCATCAGGTCCCGCTGGCGGACCCGATGGCGGTGGAATACCTGCATCTGGCGATTTCGGCGGATGGTCGCAAGTGGACTCCGCTCAATGAGAACAAGCCGGTCTGGAACCAGCGGCTGCGCGATCCTTTCCTGCGGCGCGGGCCGGATGGGATGTGGCACCTGATGGGCACGGGCGGCGGGAATCTGCGGAAGGCGGAAGAGCGGGGATCCGGCCCGGTCTGTCTGCATGCGGTTTCGAGTGATCTGCTGAAATGGGATCTGGTGGAGGCGTTGCCCCTGATGAAGGGCGTGAAGGACGGAGAGGGCCGTCCGGTCCGGAACATCTGGGCGCCGGAGTGGTTCGCCGACCCAAAGAGCGGAGACACTTTTCTGATCTGGTCCTCGTCCTTTGAGGACGCGGGCTGGAAGAAGAGCCGGCTTTGGTATTCGCGGACGAAGGATTGGAAGACCTTCACTTCTGCAAAGGAGTTCTTCTCGGCGCCTTATTCTGTAATCGATGGGACCCTCCTGCTGGAGGGTGGGAAGTATTATCTCTTCCACAAGGAGGAGGAGTTCACCCGTGAAACCGGGGAACGCCGTGCCATCCGTGTGGCGGTGGCCGATCAGATCGAAGGGCCTTACAAGATCCATGAAGGGCCGCTGAACAAAGGTCAGATCGTTCCGGTGATCACGGAAGGTCCGAGCATCGTGCCGGATCCGAAAGGAGAAGGGTGGCTGCTTTTCTATGACTACTGCATGACGAACCGCTTCGGGCTTTCCTCGTCGAAGGACCTGTTGAATTGGGAGATTGAAGAGAAGGTCGAGTTTCCTGCCGACGCGCGGCATGGCAGTGTCTTCAAGGTGGATGCGAAGGAGTTGGAGGCATTGAAAGCCGCCTTCCCCGGGGAAACGCCATGA
- the pheS gene encoding phenylalanine--tRNA ligase subunit alpha, whose translation MKDQIEAIQAEALARIEAATDTRSLEDARVAVLGKKGTLTEVSAGMRDVPKEEKAAVGALLNTARNAITAALEGKQQGLQDAADKKSLEGIDVTLPSRALHHGSLHPLTILRHQAISILRRMGFALAEGPEIEDEFHCFDALNTPADHPARNEKDTFYFDSGKLLRTHTSSVQVRTMESQVPPVRIIAPGSAYRRDEIDATHLSVFNQLEGLYVDKDVSLGDLKGTLEYFFQEMFGSETEVRFRPHFFPFTEPSFEIDVKLHVKGQDPRWIEVAGCGMVDPAVFEAINASRKNDGAYDPAKVTGFAFGMGLDRLAMIRWGIKDIRLLIENDARFLKQFA comes from the coding sequence ATGAAGGATCAGATCGAAGCCATTCAGGCCGAGGCATTGGCCCGGATCGAAGCCGCGACGGACACCCGCTCGCTGGAGGACGCCCGCGTCGCTGTGCTCGGCAAGAAGGGCACGCTCACCGAAGTTTCCGCCGGCATGCGCGATGTGCCGAAGGAAGAAAAAGCGGCCGTGGGCGCGCTACTCAATACCGCCCGCAACGCGATCACCGCGGCACTGGAAGGCAAGCAGCAAGGCCTGCAGGACGCGGCGGACAAGAAGTCGCTCGAAGGTATCGACGTCACCCTGCCCTCCCGCGCGCTGCATCACGGATCCCTTCACCCGCTGACGATTCTCCGCCACCAAGCGATTTCGATCCTCCGTCGCATGGGCTTCGCCCTCGCCGAAGGTCCGGAAATCGAAGACGAATTCCACTGCTTCGACGCCCTGAACACGCCCGCCGATCACCCGGCGCGCAACGAAAAGGACACCTTCTACTTTGACTCCGGCAAGCTGCTGCGCACCCACACGTCCTCCGTGCAGGTCCGCACCATGGAATCGCAGGTCCCGCCGGTCCGCATCATCGCACCCGGCTCCGCCTATCGCCGCGATGAGATCGATGCGACCCACCTTTCTGTCTTCAACCAGCTCGAAGGCCTCTACGTGGACAAGGATGTATCACTGGGCGACCTGAAGGGCACGCTGGAATATTTCTTCCAGGAGATGTTCGGCTCCGAAACGGAGGTCCGCTTCCGCCCGCACTTCTTCCCCTTCACCGAGCCCAGCTTCGAGATCGATGTGAAGCTCCATGTGAAGGGCCAGGATCCCCGTTGGATCGAGGTCGCCGGCTGCGGCATGGTGGATCCCGCCGTGTTCGAGGCCATCAACGCCTCACGCAAGAATGATGGCGCCTATGACCCGGCAAAGGTCACCGGCTTCGCCTTCGGCATGGGCCTCGATCGCCTCGCGATGATCCGCTGGGGCATCAAGGACATCCGCCTGCTGATCGAGAACGACGCGCGCTTCCTGAAGCAGTTCGCTTGA
- a CDS encoding RNA polymerase sigma factor has protein sequence MPESSDADLLRQWQIHESETAFRTLVERYAGLVYKAALRTCGDRQLASEASQMTFITLARKAGSLSTRDSLAGWLHVTAILNSKNLMNHRERECRKRERLRYHLESSSTDSPLALWKNLEASLDEALSSLAKGDRELILLRHYRVLSMRDIAASLSITVEAAQKRVDRAMDRLRLKLGTQVGSAALATALAAGLATDAEAGISMSSSLATGAMNAAKLAGTSVIGFLPLLLSMKYAAAALVVLALLGVGLLVHSTADKPGWTSSGSVASAALATGGPSQAADQRPRNLSPARLAIQQLEKNYGIPRTNQARATADTIIRQASMSAEIFQTLMISNEGPLSLYNVLAMQGDLKLSQEQLAAADKLAADFMFRCIGMRRSAAEKLASDPAPLMELLLASDACSKSEIPENEYLDTRSRLGEQVAYIEEPVATDYVGLTLPAIQDPLLDPLFVKDFRTILNTAEQHTLLDEGVKTATRIRRKSGFTHLEPTSLDELEAKMNSNLLVMQGLVQALEAEAELRDVPTRKE, from the coding sequence ATGCCCGAATCCTCCGATGCCGATCTGCTCCGCCAATGGCAGATCCACGAATCCGAAACAGCCTTCCGAACCCTCGTGGAGCGCTACGCCGGCCTCGTTTACAAGGCCGCGTTGAGGACCTGTGGCGACAGGCAACTCGCCTCCGAGGCATCCCAAATGACCTTCATCACCTTGGCCCGGAAAGCTGGCTCTCTCTCGACCCGCGATTCCTTGGCCGGATGGCTCCACGTTACCGCGATCCTGAACTCCAAGAACCTGATGAACCACCGCGAGCGGGAATGCAGGAAACGCGAACGGCTAAGGTATCATCTCGAAAGCTCTTCCACGGATTCCCCGCTCGCTCTGTGGAAGAACCTCGAGGCCTCCTTGGACGAAGCCCTCTCTTCCCTCGCGAAAGGAGACCGAGAGCTTATCCTCCTCCGGCACTACCGGGTACTCAGCATGCGGGATATCGCCGCCTCCCTTTCCATCACAGTGGAAGCCGCCCAGAAGCGCGTGGACCGGGCCATGGACCGCCTGCGGCTGAAGCTTGGCACTCAAGTCGGCAGCGCGGCGCTGGCAACAGCACTGGCAGCAGGCCTTGCCACCGATGCGGAAGCCGGAATTTCGATGTCTTCATCGCTCGCCACCGGCGCGATGAACGCAGCCAAGCTCGCCGGCACGTCGGTCATTGGATTCTTACCCCTCCTGCTATCCATGAAGTACGCCGCAGCCGCTCTTGTCGTGCTCGCCCTGTTGGGAGTCGGCCTCTTGGTCCACTCTACTGCCGATAAACCGGGTTGGACATCTTCTGGCAGCGTCGCATCCGCCGCTCTAGCCACGGGTGGCCCTTCACAAGCCGCGGATCAGAGACCCCGCAACCTCAGCCCGGCTCGCTTGGCCATCCAGCAACTGGAGAAGAACTACGGCATCCCACGTACCAATCAGGCCCGCGCCACGGCCGACACCATCATCCGGCAAGCAAGCATGTCCGCAGAGATCTTCCAGACCCTGATGATCTCCAATGAGGGACCTCTTTCTCTCTACAACGTCCTCGCCATGCAGGGAGACCTCAAACTCTCCCAAGAACAGCTCGCGGCAGCCGACAAGCTCGCAGCGGACTTCATGTTCCGCTGCATCGGGATGCGGAGAAGTGCCGCCGAAAAACTGGCCTCGGATCCGGCGCCCTTGATGGAGCTGCTTCTGGCATCCGACGCCTGCTCCAAAAGCGAGATTCCCGAAAACGAATATCTAGACACCCGTTCCCGCTTGGGAGAGCAGGTTGCCTATATCGAAGAGCCGGTTGCCACGGATTACGTGGGTCTGACCCTTCCGGCGATCCAAGATCCCCTGCTCGATCCACTCTTCGTGAAAGACTTCCGCACCATCCTGAACACCGCGGAACAGCACACCCTTCTGGACGAAGGCGTGAAAACCGCCACACGGATCCGGCGAAAATCCGGCTTCACCCACTTGGAACCGACCTCCTTGGATGAGCTGGAGGCCAAAATGAACTCCAACCTCCTCGTGATGCAGGGCTTGGTTCAGGCCCTTGAAGCCGAGGCAGAACTCAGGGATGTCCCGACCCGGAAGGAGTAG